In Elusimicrobiota bacterium, the DNA window TCACGGGGTATGGATTTTGTTGAACTCGGCAACCTTATGATTGAACTCGGAGCGTATACCGCGGTGAACTTCGACGGCGGTGGGTCAAGCGCGATGTATGTCCGTAAACTCGGGGGGATAGTAAATCATCCGGCGGATAGTGTCGGTGAACGCGCGGTGAGTAATCATCTTGGGATCAGGTTTAAGGATATAACATCCTGGGATAATCTTAGTATTGAAAAAACAGCGGTCACCGGGACGGAAGTTATCGAAGGGACAGTAGTAGGGATTACAGTATCAAACCCTGTGATAGGTTTATCGTATCGCTGGGCGGATACTTTTATTGATTCTAGCACTGTTGCTTTATGGAGGTTTGATGGTAAGGAATTCCGGCGGGATAAGTCGTTACAACGTAACAGTATTGCTCAATTAACCTCTACGCAAACAATTGAGGCTGTATCCGGCCATGCGATGCTGTTTGACGGGAATAGTGATGCGATTGTTAAAACATCAGCTAACGCTCAGATAATGAACCTCCGAGAGTTTACGTTTGAAGCATGGGTAAAACTTAATGATACTGTAAAACCTGGTGTTATCATCAGCCATCCTGTATGGGGTATGGATGTTAATGTATCAACCGCAGGGTGTCTCACTGCATGGGTTAATACAACGAGTTCAACTGTCACTGGGGTTAATGTCAAACTAGATTATTTGAAGCAGGAAGTTTTTAACTATATCGTGTTTACCGTAGGTAAAGATAGTATGGTTTTGTATGTTAACGGCGAAAAAGTGTCCTCCGCTAAAGTTACGGGTGATCTCATAGCGTTACCAGAAAGAAGTAAAAAGTGTTTTACATTTGGGTCTGAAGAAAAGTGTGTTATCCCCGGGGATAGTTCTACTGTTGTAACTACAAACTTTTTTTCTGGTGTGCTTGATGAAGTAAAAATTTTGAACTACGCAATGGATGCCCAGGAAGTTACACGTAAAATGTTTTCGCCACGGGTAAGGTATTCTGTTGGCCAGGGTAAGGCTGAGTGGACACCCTGGGTACCAGCGGTATGTAAACCCCTGCACCCGGGATGGGATCCTTATACACCAGGGGTCGTATATGCCAACTTGCCTCCTGAGATGAGTAACAATGTTGATGTACAATTCGTTATTGTCGATAAGCTTAACCGCGAAATCATTAGCCCTGTTTATAATATAAAATAGTTGTTGTATTTATAGAATATTGTTATGTATAATTATATTTCATAATGATAAACAACTTCGTTGTTGCAGTAAAAAATGTTGTATGTGTATTTACAACAGCGTTCATAATGCTTGCTAGTATAACTTTCTCTTATTGTTCAACACCTGAGATCGCAGTTAGTAGTGTAGTATTCAATTCTAATATTGTCAGAATAACTTATAACCCTTATGATATTGACGGGGATAGCGTTGCTGTTACTGAATGTCAGTATAGTTTAGATAACGTTACATGGGTTGACATCAGCAGTACTGCAATACTAAACAATACCGCAAAGGTTACTGGGCAACAAACGTATATCGATTGGGTGACGACCGCAACGTTTACGTCGTCATTGACTGACTCCAGCGTGTGGTTCCGTATGAAAGCATGTAACGGCGGGTATGGCAATTTTGTTGTTTCGCCAGTCACAATCCCTGTGGGCCCTGCCGGGCATGGTACTGTGGTTGATAGTACTAACGGATACTTATACATTTTGGGTGGAGATATTGGGCCAAGTGAAGCTACAGATGAGATTTATTACACAAAAATTGGTAATACTGATGAGATCGATACTTTTACTTCCTCACAAGTAAAGTTACCGGTTAATTTACGTGTGCATGGGCATCAGGCAATCGGGTATGACGGGTACTTATATGTTATCTGTGGAAACCTGGGAGGGGCTTGCACAAACGTAATAAATTACGCA includes these proteins:
- a CDS encoding LamG-like jellyroll fold domain-containing protein, giving the protein SRGMDFVELGNLMIELGAYTAVNFDGGGSSAMYVRKLGGIVNHPADSVGERAVSNHLGIRFKDITSWDNLSIEKTAVTGTEVIEGTVVGITVSNPVIGLSYRWADTFIDSSTVALWRFDGKEFRRDKSLQRNSIAQLTSTQTIEAVSGHAMLFDGNSDAIVKTSANAQIMNLREFTFEAWVKLNDTVKPGVIISHPVWGMDVNVSTAGCLTAWVNTTSSTVTGVNVKLDYLKQEVFNYIVFTVGKDSMVLYVNGEKVSSAKVTGDLIALPERSKKCFTFGSEEKCVIPGDSSTVVTTNFFSGVLDEVKILNYAMDAQEVTRKMFSPRVRYSVGQGKAEWTPWVPAVCKPLHPGWDPYTPGVVYANLPPEMSNNVDVQFVIVDKLNREIISPVYNIK